One window of Oncorhynchus kisutch isolate 150728-3 linkage group LG25, Okis_V2, whole genome shotgun sequence genomic DNA carries:
- the LOC109870367 gene encoding zinc finger protein 841-like isoform X1, translating into MERHIRGAKGPSLPLPSLRLMIPPLRLVSAAIWQTIQQRHVMDYGMLEEFVTMVTEIVPELLNDSQRAQLILGLRARLVLELCRSKPITDLQTIQPHLDRIQTLTPFWRTQADAEVGLSESNFLGLVQTLLKDPGEREHFFQDVFPVEFGPSYDVGIQKLMWQFLSRLEKLLPVSNFQQAALMLSDVPSVLEECVESISHPQQLKTLLQYHRDLCQLDNHDPPSSTDGDCILSALCLPPVERVVITTEVKKEGTRMDVKEREGVDSRSGECEKYKTSSVSDDDEEVEDDAEFADPETDKVEPEYETVMGIGEDGIEKPFKLIKTQEETHYEKFRKKPKPEQKRNIGMSKEIRFSMIQKPSVDLQGIVIANMTHTPKSNQQVPRAKRSLERRTCKLCGKVVQRPAVLRKHMLTHTGDWPHQCPTCKKIYKALGSFQEHTERCVFPIEETPEDSESSISVMQYKGLMLKKILPRPQGQKAGPNEKNLKRIVCKTCPVCGKTFATGSSMKRHQIIHTEPKKCRVCKHIFPNSSELKIHMESHPKKGIHQCSNCERTFKHDYSVKAHEEACLFLSRQQGVLGETRGPPATGQTDPGPSGSTHQQSMTCEAGIIQLSATLSKQNSAFTYMHSVEGSSARAKRSLERRTCKVCGKVVQRPAVLRKHMVTHTGDWPYRCPTCKKIYKTLRSFQEHIERCVFPIEETPEDSESSSTNATKHPSSTPEPNTPIGSSKRCARCPICHKFISGYLRYHILSHSDERPHACPRCGSKYKFDFVLRRHMRLFCKVRKGEPVELGEKKIHKCNECGKEFGLKSTLTAHKRIHNPLRCAYCRRMFPDQETLAIHKVEHKPVQCTMCEKSFNVIRYLSRHYVDDHQFSGPFRCTYCERSYAELSVFVRHERTHTGDLPYKCSHCPKKFHFETALVTHQRTHTGEKPCLCWECGKSFQSKGILKTHMNRVHTPQVKRFPCSQCNKAFRDKGQMKMHENVYHKGVRYPCSYCGKGFYSPAPLARHVLIHTGENPYSCTYKECTRVFKSASELRIHMRYHTGDRPFKCKDCGKGFVQAHYLTIHRRSHTGEKPYSCLTCNKSFSTSHQLSRHMKTHTGEKPYQCTDCGKAFNRRDRLRTHQDKCHPAF; encoded by the exons gtccctctcttcctctcccctctctgcggcttATGATTCCTCCACTGCGGCTGGTCTCAGCAGCCATCTGGCAAACGATCCAGCAGAGACACGTGATGGATTATGGGATGCTGGAGGAGTTTGTTACCATGGTTACAGAGATTGTTCCAGAGCTTCTGAATGACAGTCAGAGGGCCCAACTTATTCTGGGTCTTCGAGCACGG CTGGTCCTGGAGTTGTGTCGCTCGAAGCCGATTACAGACCTCCAGACCATTCAGCCACACCTGGACAGGATACAGACCCTTACACCTTTCTGGAGGACACAG GCTGATGCAGAGGTAGGGTTATCTGAATCCAATTTCCTGGGGCTGGTTCAAACCCTTCTGAAAGACCCAGGCGAGAGGGAACATTTCTTCCAG GATGTTTTTCCTGTAGAATTTGGTCCAAGTTATGACGTAGGCATACAGAAACTCATGTGGCAATTCCTATCGAGACTGGAGAAGCTACTTCCTGTGTCAAACTTCCAACAG GCTGCCTTGATGCTCAGTGACGTCCCCTCTGTTCTGGAGGAATGTGTTGAGTCCATATCTCACCCTCAGCAGCTGAAAACCCTGCTTCAATACCACAGAGATCTCTGCCAGCTGGACAACCATG ACCCTCCATCTTCCACCGATGGGGACTGCATTCTCTcagctctctgtcttcctcctgtgGAAAGGGTGGTAATTACAACAGAGGTGAAAAAAGAAGGAACACGTATGGATGTAAAAGAAAGAGAAGGGGTGGATAGCAGATCAGGGGAATGTGAGAAATACAAAACATCCTCTGttagtgatgatgatgaggaggtggaggatgatGCAGAGTTTGCTGACCCAGAGACAGACAAGGTGGAACCAGAGTACGAAACAGTGATGGGTATAGGGGAAGATGGTATAGAGAAGCCTTTTAAACTAATCAAAACACAAGAAGAAACCCATTATGAAAAATTCAGAAAAAAGCCCAAACCTGAACAAAAGAGAAACATAGGCATGTCTAAAGAAATCAGATTCTCCATGATACAAAAACCCTCGGTGGACCTACAAGGGATTGTCATTGCTAACATGACACATAcccccaaatcaaatcaacagGTCCCAAGAGCCAAAAGGTCCTTGGAGCGTAGGACATGCAAGTTGTGCGGTAAGGTCGTACAGCGTCCTGCAGTCTTGAGGAAACACATGTTGACTCACACTGGTGACTGGCCCCATCAATGTCCTACCTGTAAGAAGATTTACAAGGCCTTGGGAAGCTTCCAAGAACATACTGAAAGATGTGTCTTTCCTATTGAGGAAACACCTGAGGACAGTGAGTCATCCATATCAGTGATGCAATACAAGGGTCTGATGTTGAAGAAAATTTTACCACGTCCGCAAGGACAAAAAGCAGGCCCAAATGAAAAAAACCTCAAACGCATTGTCTGCAAGACATGTCCTGTTTGTGGGAAGACTTTTGCAACGGGTTCAAGCATGAAGCGGCATCAGATTATCCACACTGAGCCCAAAAAGTGCAGAGTGTGCAAACACATCTTCCCTAACTCTTCCGAACTGAAGATCCACATGGAGTCCCATCCGAAAAAAGGAATCCATCAATGTAGTAACTGTGAGAGGACCTTCAAGCACGATTACAGTGTGAAGGCTCATGAAGAGGCTTGTCTTTTTCTGAGTCGTCAACAAGGGGTGCTTGGAGAGACCCGTGGTCCTCCAGCTACGGGGCAGACAGACCCAGGGCCATCAGGCAGTACACACCAGCAGAGCATGACATGTGAAGCAGGAATCATACAACTCTCTGCAACTCTGAGCAAACAGAATTCTGCCTTCACCTACATGCATTCTGTGGAGGGGTCATCAGCGAGAGCAAAAAGGTCTCTGGAGCGTAGGACATGCAAGGTGTGCGGTAAGGTTGTACAGCGTCCTGCAGTTCTGAGGAAACACATGGTGACCCACACTGGTGACTGGCCCTATCGATGTCCCACATGTAAGAAGATTTACAAGACCTTGAGGAGCTTCCAGGAACATATTGAAAGATGTGTCTTTCCTATTGAGGAAACACCTGAGGACAGTGAGTCGTCCTCCACCAATGCAACCAAACACCCATCTTCCACCCCGGAACCAAACACACCTATAGGATCATCCAAACGCTGTGCAAGGTGTCCTATTTGCCATAAATTTATATCGGGATACCTGAGATATCACATTCTCTCTCACTCAGATGAGCGCCCACACGCTTGCCCCCGTTGTGGGTCGAAATACAAGTTCGACTTTGTATTGAGGAGGCACATGAGACTGTTCTGCAAGGTGAGGAAGGGTGAACCTGTTGAATTAGGGGAAAAGAAAATCCACAAGTGTAATGAATGTGGAAAGGAATTCGGGCTAAAATCCACACTGACAGCACACAAACGCATCCACAACCCGCTCCGCTGCGCCTATTGCCGAAGGATGTTCCCAGACCAAGAAACGCTTGCAATTCACAAGGTAGAGCACAAACCGGTTCAATGCACCATGTGTGAGAAGAGCTTCAATGTGATAAGATACCTCTCCAGACACTACGTGGATGACCATCAGTTCAGCGGGCCGTTCCGCTGCACCTACTGTGAGAGAAGCTATGCCGAGTTATCTGTCTTCGTCCGACACGAGAGGACACACACCGGGGATCTTCCATATAAGTGCTCCCACTGTCCCAAGAAGTTCCATTTTGAAACTGCTCTTGTGACACACCAGAGAacgcacacaggagagaaaccgtgCCTTTGCTGGGAGTGTGGAAAAAGCTTCCAATCCAAGGGGATTCTGAAAACACACATGAATCGTGTTCACACTCCTCAGGTGAAACGTTTCCCTTGTTCCCAGTGTAACAAAGCTTTCAGGGACAAAGGTCAAATGAAGATGCATGAGAATGTATATCACAAAGGGGTGCGTTACCCGTGCTCCTACTGCGGTAAGGGATTCTATAGCCCTGCCCCATTGGCGAGACACGTATtgattcacacaggggagaatcCTTATTCCTGCACATATAAGGAATGTACCAGAGTTTTCAAATCTGCATCTGAACTGAGGATACACATGAGATACCATACTGGAGACCGGCCATTCAAGTGCAAGGACTGTGGGAAGGGTTTTGTTCAAGCCCATTATCTCACTATACACCGGCGAAGTCATACCGGGGAGAAACCGTATTCGTGTCTCACCTGCAACAAGTCCTTCAGCACCTCCCATCAGTTGAGCAGACACATGAAAacgcacacaggagagaagccttaccaatgTACGGATTGTGGGAAAGCTTTCAATCGTAGAGACCGTTTGCGGACTCATCAAGATAAATGCCACCCAGCTTTTTAG
- the LOC109870367 gene encoding zinc finger protein 700-like isoform X2 gives MWQFLSRLEKLLPVSNFQQAALMLSDVPSVLEECVESISHPQQLKTLLQYHRDLCQLDNHDPPSSTDGDCILSALCLPPVERVVITTEVKKEGTRMDVKEREGVDSRSGECEKYKTSSVSDDDEEVEDDAEFADPETDKVEPEYETVMGIGEDGIEKPFKLIKTQEETHYEKFRKKPKPEQKRNIGMSKEIRFSMIQKPSVDLQGIVIANMTHTPKSNQQVPRAKRSLERRTCKLCGKVVQRPAVLRKHMLTHTGDWPHQCPTCKKIYKALGSFQEHTERCVFPIEETPEDSESSISVMQYKGLMLKKILPRPQGQKAGPNEKNLKRIVCKTCPVCGKTFATGSSMKRHQIIHTEPKKCRVCKHIFPNSSELKIHMESHPKKGIHQCSNCERTFKHDYSVKAHEEACLFLSRQQGVLGETRGPPATGQTDPGPSGSTHQQSMTCEAGIIQLSATLSKQNSAFTYMHSVEGSSARAKRSLERRTCKVCGKVVQRPAVLRKHMVTHTGDWPYRCPTCKKIYKTLRSFQEHIERCVFPIEETPEDSESSSTNATKHPSSTPEPNTPIGSSKRCARCPICHKFISGYLRYHILSHSDERPHACPRCGSKYKFDFVLRRHMRLFCKVRKGEPVELGEKKIHKCNECGKEFGLKSTLTAHKRIHNPLRCAYCRRMFPDQETLAIHKVEHKPVQCTMCEKSFNVIRYLSRHYVDDHQFSGPFRCTYCERSYAELSVFVRHERTHTGDLPYKCSHCPKKFHFETALVTHQRTHTGEKPCLCWECGKSFQSKGILKTHMNRVHTPQVKRFPCSQCNKAFRDKGQMKMHENVYHKGVRYPCSYCGKGFYSPAPLARHVLIHTGENPYSCTYKECTRVFKSASELRIHMRYHTGDRPFKCKDCGKGFVQAHYLTIHRRSHTGEKPYSCLTCNKSFSTSHQLSRHMKTHTGEKPYQCTDCGKAFNRRDRLRTHQDKCHPAF, from the exons ATGTGGCAATTCCTATCGAGACTGGAGAAGCTACTTCCTGTGTCAAACTTCCAACAG GCTGCCTTGATGCTCAGTGACGTCCCCTCTGTTCTGGAGGAATGTGTTGAGTCCATATCTCACCCTCAGCAGCTGAAAACCCTGCTTCAATACCACAGAGATCTCTGCCAGCTGGACAACCATG ACCCTCCATCTTCCACCGATGGGGACTGCATTCTCTcagctctctgtcttcctcctgtgGAAAGGGTGGTAATTACAACAGAGGTGAAAAAAGAAGGAACACGTATGGATGTAAAAGAAAGAGAAGGGGTGGATAGCAGATCAGGGGAATGTGAGAAATACAAAACATCCTCTGttagtgatgatgatgaggaggtggaggatgatGCAGAGTTTGCTGACCCAGAGACAGACAAGGTGGAACCAGAGTACGAAACAGTGATGGGTATAGGGGAAGATGGTATAGAGAAGCCTTTTAAACTAATCAAAACACAAGAAGAAACCCATTATGAAAAATTCAGAAAAAAGCCCAAACCTGAACAAAAGAGAAACATAGGCATGTCTAAAGAAATCAGATTCTCCATGATACAAAAACCCTCGGTGGACCTACAAGGGATTGTCATTGCTAACATGACACATAcccccaaatcaaatcaacagGTCCCAAGAGCCAAAAGGTCCTTGGAGCGTAGGACATGCAAGTTGTGCGGTAAGGTCGTACAGCGTCCTGCAGTCTTGAGGAAACACATGTTGACTCACACTGGTGACTGGCCCCATCAATGTCCTACCTGTAAGAAGATTTACAAGGCCTTGGGAAGCTTCCAAGAACATACTGAAAGATGTGTCTTTCCTATTGAGGAAACACCTGAGGACAGTGAGTCATCCATATCAGTGATGCAATACAAGGGTCTGATGTTGAAGAAAATTTTACCACGTCCGCAAGGACAAAAAGCAGGCCCAAATGAAAAAAACCTCAAACGCATTGTCTGCAAGACATGTCCTGTTTGTGGGAAGACTTTTGCAACGGGTTCAAGCATGAAGCGGCATCAGATTATCCACACTGAGCCCAAAAAGTGCAGAGTGTGCAAACACATCTTCCCTAACTCTTCCGAACTGAAGATCCACATGGAGTCCCATCCGAAAAAAGGAATCCATCAATGTAGTAACTGTGAGAGGACCTTCAAGCACGATTACAGTGTGAAGGCTCATGAAGAGGCTTGTCTTTTTCTGAGTCGTCAACAAGGGGTGCTTGGAGAGACCCGTGGTCCTCCAGCTACGGGGCAGACAGACCCAGGGCCATCAGGCAGTACACACCAGCAGAGCATGACATGTGAAGCAGGAATCATACAACTCTCTGCAACTCTGAGCAAACAGAATTCTGCCTTCACCTACATGCATTCTGTGGAGGGGTCATCAGCGAGAGCAAAAAGGTCTCTGGAGCGTAGGACATGCAAGGTGTGCGGTAAGGTTGTACAGCGTCCTGCAGTTCTGAGGAAACACATGGTGACCCACACTGGTGACTGGCCCTATCGATGTCCCACATGTAAGAAGATTTACAAGACCTTGAGGAGCTTCCAGGAACATATTGAAAGATGTGTCTTTCCTATTGAGGAAACACCTGAGGACAGTGAGTCGTCCTCCACCAATGCAACCAAACACCCATCTTCCACCCCGGAACCAAACACACCTATAGGATCATCCAAACGCTGTGCAAGGTGTCCTATTTGCCATAAATTTATATCGGGATACCTGAGATATCACATTCTCTCTCACTCAGATGAGCGCCCACACGCTTGCCCCCGTTGTGGGTCGAAATACAAGTTCGACTTTGTATTGAGGAGGCACATGAGACTGTTCTGCAAGGTGAGGAAGGGTGAACCTGTTGAATTAGGGGAAAAGAAAATCCACAAGTGTAATGAATGTGGAAAGGAATTCGGGCTAAAATCCACACTGACAGCACACAAACGCATCCACAACCCGCTCCGCTGCGCCTATTGCCGAAGGATGTTCCCAGACCAAGAAACGCTTGCAATTCACAAGGTAGAGCACAAACCGGTTCAATGCACCATGTGTGAGAAGAGCTTCAATGTGATAAGATACCTCTCCAGACACTACGTGGATGACCATCAGTTCAGCGGGCCGTTCCGCTGCACCTACTGTGAGAGAAGCTATGCCGAGTTATCTGTCTTCGTCCGACACGAGAGGACACACACCGGGGATCTTCCATATAAGTGCTCCCACTGTCCCAAGAAGTTCCATTTTGAAACTGCTCTTGTGACACACCAGAGAacgcacacaggagagaaaccgtgCCTTTGCTGGGAGTGTGGAAAAAGCTTCCAATCCAAGGGGATTCTGAAAACACACATGAATCGTGTTCACACTCCTCAGGTGAAACGTTTCCCTTGTTCCCAGTGTAACAAAGCTTTCAGGGACAAAGGTCAAATGAAGATGCATGAGAATGTATATCACAAAGGGGTGCGTTACCCGTGCTCCTACTGCGGTAAGGGATTCTATAGCCCTGCCCCATTGGCGAGACACGTATtgattcacacaggggagaatcCTTATTCCTGCACATATAAGGAATGTACCAGAGTTTTCAAATCTGCATCTGAACTGAGGATACACATGAGATACCATACTGGAGACCGGCCATTCAAGTGCAAGGACTGTGGGAAGGGTTTTGTTCAAGCCCATTATCTCACTATACACCGGCGAAGTCATACCGGGGAGAAACCGTATTCGTGTCTCACCTGCAACAAGTCCTTCAGCACCTCCCATCAGTTGAGCAGACACATGAAAacgcacacaggagagaagccttaccaatgTACGGATTGTGGGAAAGCTTTCAATCGTAGAGACCGTTTGCGGACTCATCAAGATAAATGCCACCCAGCTTTTTAG